In a genomic window of Streptococcus oralis subsp. tigurinus:
- a CDS encoding bifunctional riboflavin kinase/FAD synthetase, which produces MITTVPIKNEKDIAVPGNTVLVLGYFDGIHKGHQKLFEVASKASMKDYLPVVVMTFTESPKLALQPYQPELMLHIVNHEEREHKMKWHGVEALFLLDFSSKFASLTGQEFFDTYVRALKPAIIVAGFDYTFGSDKKTADELKDYFDGEIIIVPPVEDEKGKISSTRIRQAILDGDVKEVNHLLGTPLPSRGMVVHGNARGRTIGYPTANLVLRDRTYMPADGVYVVDVEVQRQRYRGMASVGKNVTFDGEEPRFEVNIFDFSDDIYGETVMVYWLDRVRDMVKFDSIDELVDQLQKDEEIARNWKDGE; this is translated from the coding sequence ATGATTACAACAGTACCTATTAAGAACGAAAAAGATATTGCAGTACCAGGTAATACAGTCCTTGTACTAGGTTATTTTGATGGCATCCACAAGGGGCATCAGAAACTCTTTGAAGTAGCCAGTAAGGCTTCGATGAAGGATTATCTGCCAGTTGTCGTGATGACCTTTACAGAATCGCCAAAACTTGCCTTACAACCTTACCAACCTGAACTCATGCTTCACATCGTCAATCATGAGGAACGAGAGCACAAGATGAAGTGGCACGGAGTAGAGGCTCTTTTCCTACTTGACTTTAGTAGCAAATTTGCTAGTTTAACGGGTCAAGAATTCTTTGATACATATGTTAGAGCTTTAAAACCAGCGATTATTGTAGCAGGATTTGACTATACCTTTGGCTCAGATAAGAAAACTGCGGATGAACTGAAGGACTATTTTGATGGAGAGATTATCATTGTTCCTCCAGTTGAGGATGAAAAGGGCAAGATTAGTTCTACACGGATTCGCCAAGCTATTCTTGATGGAGATGTCAAGGAAGTCAATCATCTGCTCGGCACTCCGCTCCCATCTCGTGGAATGGTCGTTCATGGAAATGCTCGTGGGCGGACTATTGGTTATCCAACAGCCAATCTAGTTCTAAGAGACCGAACTTACATGCCAGCAGATGGTGTTTACGTAGTCGATGTGGAAGTGCAGCGTCAGAGATATCGTGGCATGGCAAGTGTTGGAAAAAATGTTACCTTTGATGGTGAAGAACCACGTTTTGAAGTCAATATTTTCGACTTTTCAGACGATATTTACGGTGAGACAGTTATGGTCTACTGGCTGGACCGTGTCCGAGATATGGTCAAGTTTGACTCCATCGACGAGCTCGTAGACCAACTCCAGAAAGATGAAGAGATTGCTCGGAACTGGAAGGATGGAGAGTAG
- a CDS encoding AbrB family transcriptional regulator: MVVKTRKQGNSITITIPSEFNIPSGVKYDAKLLPSGEIIFTPEELDHQVSYVSDDAFNLKLDTVFDEYDDIFKALVEK, from the coding sequence ATGGTAGTAAAAACAAGAAAACAAGGAAATTCAATCACCATTACGATTCCAAGCGAATTCAATATTCCAAGTGGTGTTAAATACGACGCAAAATTGTTACCAAGTGGTGAAATTATCTTTACTCCTGAAGAATTGGATCATCAGGTCTCTTATGTATCTGATGATGCCTTTAACTTGAAATTGGATACAGTTTTTGATGAATACGACGATATTTTCAAAGCTTTGGTGGAAAAATGA